A genomic window from Levilactobacillus yonginensis includes:
- a CDS encoding MATE family efflux transporter, whose amino-acid sequence MSDLTKGNSLKLIFFFTIPLLIGNLFQQLYNVSDTVVVGQTLGVKALAAVGATGSINFLIIGFAQGLTAGLAIITATRFGARDYRGVRRSFAASIIISILMTVVLTVLALAFVDPILKLMQTPASIFDNARTFISIIFAGIFASMAFNLLSNIIRALGDSRTPLIFLMIGTVVNVILELLFILVFHMGVAGAGWATVISQVIASLLCVGYIVRSIPLLHISKEDFKFDLNELWQHFSTGMPMGFQLSIIAIGTMVMQAALNSLGTDSVAASTAASKVDQLCSLPMSSFGVTMATFAAQNFGAGKFGRILEGVKKTLWLSGSFAVFAGGLVIFLGKPIVTLIIGTADENVIHLSQTYFNIIGSTYLLLSVLFIIRNTLQGLGRRVLPTLAGVGELTMRVFAALFMVKAFGYAGAVSAEPLAWLGSCAILVPSWIRAVKQLRNLQRSVDVVEGKNENTKKNLAAPKMMAASPKLES is encoded by the coding sequence ATGAGCGACTTAACCAAGGGCAATTCCCTGAAACTTATTTTCTTTTTCACGATTCCATTGTTGATTGGTAACTTATTTCAGCAATTGTACAACGTCTCCGATACCGTTGTTGTGGGACAAACCCTTGGTGTCAAGGCGCTCGCCGCTGTTGGAGCTACCGGTTCCATTAACTTTCTGATTATTGGCTTTGCCCAGGGCTTAACTGCCGGCTTGGCCATTATTACAGCAACACGATTTGGTGCACGTGACTATCGTGGTGTGCGGCGGTCGTTTGCTGCGAGCATTATCATTTCGATTTTGATGACGGTTGTTTTAACGGTTTTAGCGCTGGCATTTGTTGATCCTATTTTGAAATTGATGCAAACACCGGCTTCAATTTTTGACAATGCACGAACTTTTATCAGTATTATTTTTGCTGGTATCTTTGCATCCATGGCGTTTAACCTGTTGTCTAACATTATTCGAGCATTAGGTGATTCGCGGACACCCCTGATTTTCTTGATGATTGGGACCGTGGTTAACGTGATCCTGGAATTATTGTTCATTTTAGTCTTTCATATGGGGGTTGCCGGGGCTGGTTGGGCGACCGTTATTTCTCAAGTAATCGCGTCACTACTGTGTGTTGGTTACATCGTTCGGTCAATTCCGTTATTACACATTTCAAAAGAAGACTTCAAGTTTGATTTAAATGAATTATGGCAACATTTCTCCACTGGGATGCCAATGGGTTTCCAACTCTCAATCATTGCAATTGGGACGATGGTCATGCAGGCGGCACTGAATTCATTAGGGACCGATTCCGTTGCTGCTTCGACCGCAGCATCTAAAGTTGACCAACTTTGTTCGTTACCAATGTCTTCATTTGGTGTTACAATGGCGACATTTGCCGCACAAAACTTTGGTGCAGGTAAGTTTGGTCGAATTCTAGAAGGGGTCAAGAAAACGCTGTGGTTGTCTGGAAGCTTTGCTGTTTTCGCAGGTGGTTTGGTTATCTTCCTCGGTAAGCCAATTGTAACTTTGATTATTGGTACTGCTGACGAGAACGTCATTCACTTGTCACAGACGTATTTCAATATTATTGGTAGCACGTACCTGTTACTGAGTGTGCTATTCATTATCCGGAACACGCTTCAGGGATTAGGGCGGCGTGTTTTACCCACTCTGGCCGGTGTTGGGGAATTAACCATGCGGGTGTTTGCTGCCTTATTCATGGTTAAGGCCTTTGGCTATGCCGGTGCAGTTTCTGCGGAACCATTAGCTTGGCTGGGATCATGTGCAATTTTAGTTCCATCTTGGATTCGGGCAGTTAAGCAATTGCGGAATTTGCAGCGTTCAGTTGATGTGGTTGAAGGGAAAAACGAAAATACGAAAAAAAACTTGGCTGCCCCAAAGATGATGGCAGCATCTCCCAAATTAGAGTCCTAA
- the thrB gene encoding homoserine kinase, with protein sequence MGKTIIRVPATSANLGPGIDSIGAALHLYLTVIIEEKTEKWRVNHALGTDIPRDENNLMVQTALKIKPDLAPHQLTVMSDIPVSRGLGSSTSAIIAGIKIANELGDLDLTIPEQLDWAIKLGGALDNVAPALMGQAAVATVEGVHADAIKLPLPDLQVLVFIPGQKLMAEKSREALPKTLPLNKAVHASSAANVLVAALLKKDWELAAKMIERDEFHEQARSQLVPELNTIRNAAHDLDIMGTYLSGAGPTVVTFGTSAQLTLLRGKLADQDLPGSLRIIELDQDGATVLTDA encoded by the coding sequence ATGGGAAAAACGATTATTCGGGTTCCCGCAACGTCGGCGAACCTGGGCCCCGGAATCGATTCGATTGGGGCAGCATTACATCTGTACTTAACGGTGATTATTGAAGAAAAGACTGAGAAATGGCGGGTCAACCACGCATTGGGAACCGATATTCCACGGGACGAAAATAATTTGATGGTGCAAACGGCTTTGAAAATTAAGCCAGATTTGGCGCCTCATCAGTTAACCGTAATGTCTGATATTCCAGTGTCACGGGGATTAGGGAGTTCGACGAGTGCCATCATTGCGGGAATTAAGATTGCTAATGAGCTTGGTGATTTGGATTTGACGATTCCGGAACAGTTAGACTGGGCCATCAAGTTGGGCGGAGCATTGGATAACGTTGCCCCAGCACTGATGGGCCAAGCCGCTGTTGCCACCGTGGAAGGCGTTCACGCCGATGCAATTAAGTTGCCGTTACCAGACTTGCAGGTGCTGGTCTTTATTCCCGGTCAGAAGTTGATGGCGGAAAAGAGTCGTGAGGCATTGCCTAAGACGTTGCCTTTGAACAAGGCAGTGCATGCCAGCAGTGCGGCTAACGTCTTGGTCGCTGCATTATTGAAAAAAGATTGGGAACTTGCAGCGAAGATGATTGAACGCGATGAATTTCACGAACAAGCGCGGTCACAACTCGTACCCGAACTAAATACGATTCGGAATGCCGCCCATGACTTGGATATCATGGGAACGTACTTAAGTGGGGCTGGGCCTACGGTCGTCACGTTTGGAACATCTGCACAATTGACCCTGTTACGGGGGAAATTAGCGGATCAAGATTTACCCGGTAGTCTGCGAATTATCGAGCTGGATCAGGATGGCGCAACGGTCTTAACCGATGCATAA
- a CDS encoding SprT family protein yields MTDEELQRLVKRISREYFGKEFRHRAMFNPRLRTTGGRYRLQDHNIEINPRMLTEHDEDTLVGVIKHELCHYHLHLGGQSGQHRTVAFKNLLKQVGGLRYAPAPVNPKPRTRRWYLYICTNCQQKYYRARKIDVKKMVCGRCHGRLAWQKIVLAPTRPH; encoded by the coding sequence ATGACTGATGAAGAGCTACAGCGGCTGGTGAAGCGAATCTCCCGTGAGTACTTTGGCAAAGAGTTTCGTCACCGGGCGATGTTCAATCCGCGGTTAAGGACGACAGGGGGACGCTACCGGTTACAGGACCACAATATTGAAATTAATCCGCGGATGTTAACTGAGCACGACGAGGATACCCTAGTTGGGGTGATCAAGCATGAGTTGTGCCATTACCATTTACATTTGGGTGGTCAATCCGGTCAACACCGGACGGTTGCATTTAAGAATTTATTGAAACAGGTGGGGGGCTTGCGATATGCCCCAGCACCCGTAAATCCAAAGCCCCGGACTAGACGCTGGTATCTATACATCTGTACAAATTGCCAGCAGAAGTATTACCGGGCAAGAAAGATTGATGTTAAAAAGATGGTGTGTGGTCGGTGTCATGGTCGCTTGGCCTGGCAAAAAATTGTTTTAGCACCCACCCGTCCGCATTAG
- a CDS encoding Tex family protein, which produces MATQKNENVLRELAQPVHAQLSQYKVTQIQAVLTLLDEGNTVPFIARYRKERTGSLDEVAIRDIEDEAHRLMKLNQRRQDVLKLIAEQGKLTPQLRQSLVHATVLQQVEDLYLPYKQKRRTKGTIARENGLAPLAEWLLHFPASGLAAKAQGYVDPRKELPDVASVWAGVHEILAETFSEQAAFREWIRRYTWQHGELTSKLKRGATDEQQVYATYYDFSQPLKQLPPYRVLAINRAEREKVLSVSVNVDSASILQYGHFRLIGQHQGPAVAKVAAAFADAYKRFLGPAIERELRRQLTEKADDHAIQVFGNNLYHLLMQAPLKGKVVMGFDPAYRTGCKLAIMDANGRFLAKQVIYPHKPASGKQRTAAGPEFKRLLETYHVEMIAIGNGTASRESEEFVSEILKTLDHPVYYVLVNEAGASVYSASANARAEFADFHVEERSAVSIGRRLQDPLAELIKIDPKAVGVGQYQHDVPEKALDEQLDRVVETAVNQVGVNVNTASPELLTHISGLTATTAKNVVAYRNENGAFTSRQALKKVPRLGPKAYQQAVGFLRIIDGTDPLDNTDIHPESYTVARKLLNGVTATLSDVGTAKLQQKLAQLNRQQWSTQLDVGTATLTDIIDGLSKPGRDLRDTMPAPLLRQDVLTMADLKPGMELQGTVRNVVDFGAFVDIGVKQDGLVHISQLADHYVGDPSTVVTIGDVVTVWVLTVDENRQRIQLTMRADHHD; this is translated from the coding sequence ATGGCAACACAGAAGAATGAGAATGTTTTACGTGAATTGGCGCAACCGGTTCATGCCCAGCTCAGTCAGTATAAAGTGACCCAAATACAGGCCGTGCTGACCCTTCTGGATGAAGGTAATACGGTCCCATTTATTGCACGGTACCGGAAAGAACGCACGGGTTCGTTAGATGAAGTCGCTATTCGTGACATTGAAGACGAAGCCCACCGATTGATGAAGTTAAATCAGCGTCGGCAGGATGTTTTAAAATTAATTGCTGAACAGGGAAAATTGACCCCACAGCTGCGACAGTCATTGGTACATGCCACTGTTCTTCAGCAGGTGGAAGACCTTTACTTGCCGTATAAACAAAAGCGGCGGACCAAGGGAACGATTGCGCGGGAGAATGGGCTAGCCCCACTGGCGGAGTGGTTACTGCACTTTCCCGCCAGCGGACTAGCTGCCAAAGCTCAAGGCTACGTTGATCCACGGAAGGAATTGCCCGATGTGGCGTCGGTGTGGGCCGGCGTTCATGAGATTTTGGCGGAAACGTTCAGTGAACAAGCTGCCTTTCGAGAGTGGATTCGACGTTATACTTGGCAACACGGCGAGCTGACCAGCAAGCTAAAACGGGGCGCAACCGATGAACAACAGGTGTATGCTACGTATTACGATTTTAGCCAACCACTGAAGCAACTGCCGCCTTATCGGGTGCTGGCTATTAACCGGGCTGAACGGGAAAAGGTCCTTTCAGTGAGTGTTAACGTGGATTCGGCCTCAATTCTGCAGTACGGTCACTTTCGGTTGATTGGACAACATCAGGGCCCAGCTGTGGCGAAAGTGGCAGCTGCTTTTGCGGATGCCTACAAGCGGTTCCTGGGGCCCGCCATCGAGCGGGAACTCCGGCGGCAATTGACCGAGAAGGCCGATGACCACGCAATTCAGGTATTTGGCAATAACCTTTACCACCTGTTAATGCAGGCCCCGTTGAAGGGCAAAGTAGTGATGGGGTTTGATCCTGCGTACCGGACCGGCTGCAAACTGGCCATAATGGACGCTAACGGCCGCTTCTTGGCTAAGCAGGTCATTTACCCACATAAGCCGGCAAGTGGTAAGCAGCGGACGGCAGCAGGTCCAGAGTTCAAACGGTTATTGGAGACCTACCATGTAGAAATGATTGCCATTGGTAACGGAACGGCGAGTCGAGAATCTGAGGAATTTGTTAGTGAAATTCTCAAAACGCTAGACCATCCCGTGTATTATGTATTAGTCAACGAAGCGGGGGCGTCTGTCTACTCAGCTAGTGCAAATGCTCGAGCTGAGTTTGCGGATTTCCACGTAGAAGAACGGTCAGCCGTCAGCATTGGCCGGCGATTGCAGGATCCCTTAGCTGAACTAATCAAAATTGATCCCAAAGCTGTGGGGGTTGGTCAGTACCAACACGATGTGCCAGAAAAGGCGTTGGATGAACAGTTAGACCGCGTTGTGGAAACGGCTGTGAATCAAGTTGGTGTCAACGTGAACACGGCTAGTCCGGAGCTATTGACCCATATTTCTGGACTGACGGCTACCACGGCGAAAAATGTGGTGGCTTACCGCAATGAGAATGGTGCTTTCACATCACGGCAAGCTTTGAAAAAGGTCCCACGGTTGGGGCCCAAGGCTTATCAGCAGGCGGTGGGGTTCCTCCGTATTATTGATGGAACTGATCCATTGGACAACACGGATATTCATCCCGAAAGTTACACGGTGGCTAGAAAATTATTGAACGGTGTGACGGCGACACTGAGCGATGTGGGAACGGCTAAGTTGCAACAGAAGTTGGCGCAATTAAATCGGCAACAGTGGTCAACCCAGTTGGATGTTGGAACGGCAACTTTGACAGATATTATTGACGGGTTGAGTAAGCCAGGCCGAGACCTGCGGGATACGATGCCTGCACCGTTATTGCGCCAGGATGTGCTGACCATGGCTGATTTGAAGCCAGGGATGGAGCTCCAGGGGACTGTCCGCAACGTTGTTGATTTTGGAGCCTTTGTGGATATTGGTGTGAAGCAGGATGGACTGGTTCACATTTCCCAGTTGGCGGACCATTACGTTGGAGATCCCAGTACCGTGGTAACAATTGGTGATGTGGTGACCGTTTGGGTGCTCACAGTTGATGAAAACCGGCAGCGCATTCAGTTGACGATGCGAGCTGATCATCATGACTGA
- the nadE gene encoding ammonia-dependent NAD(+) synthetase — MRAMQKTIIEALKVQPTIDPATEVRRSVDFLKDYLKRYDFMKTLVLGISGGQDSTLTGILCERAVTELRQETNDSDYRFIAVRLPYGEQADEDDAMMAIDFMGADEVERVNIQPATDAMVTAVTANKETVSDFNKGNIKARQRMIAQYAIAGARSGAVVGTDHAAEAITGFYTKFGDGASDICPIWRLDKRQGAAMLDYLGAPEHLYKKVPTADLEEDRPALPDEVALGVHYADIDAYLEGHDVDEQAAEKIENWYQKTAHKRHLPVNVYDTFWQK, encoded by the coding sequence ATGCGTGCTATGCAAAAGACGATCATTGAAGCTTTAAAGGTACAACCGACCATTGATCCTGCTACGGAGGTTCGCCGGAGTGTGGACTTTTTGAAGGATTATTTAAAGCGTTACGATTTCATGAAGACCTTAGTCTTAGGAATCTCTGGTGGGCAGGATTCTACATTGACTGGAATTCTGTGTGAACGGGCTGTGACGGAGTTGCGTCAAGAAACGAACGATAGTGACTATCGATTTATTGCGGTTCGCTTACCCTACGGTGAACAGGCGGACGAGGACGATGCCATGATGGCCATCGACTTCATGGGAGCTGACGAGGTTGAACGCGTCAATATTCAACCGGCCACGGATGCCATGGTGACCGCTGTAACGGCTAATAAGGAAACGGTGAGTGACTTCAACAAGGGCAATATCAAAGCCCGGCAGCGGATGATTGCTCAATATGCCATTGCTGGTGCGCGCTCTGGGGCCGTTGTGGGAACGGACCACGCCGCGGAGGCTATTACCGGGTTCTACACGAAATTTGGTGATGGTGCGTCAGACATCTGTCCAATTTGGCGGTTGGATAAGCGCCAGGGTGCAGCTATGCTGGACTACTTGGGTGCCCCAGAGCATCTCTATAAGAAGGTCCCAACGGCTGATTTGGAAGAAGACCGGCCAGCGCTTCCCGATGAGGTGGCCTTAGGTGTCCACTACGCTGATATCGATGCCTACCTGGAAGGGCACGACGTTGATGAACAAGCGGCAGAAAAAATCGAGAATTGGTATCAAAAGACCGCGCACAAGCGGCATTTGCCAGTCAACGTTTATGATACGTTCTGGCAGAAATAA
- a CDS encoding nicotinate phosphoribosyltransferase: protein MTNLYPDDSQTLHTDAYQINMIQTYYEEGIADKHAVFEVFFRKMPFRNGYGVFAGLEHIVHYIENLHFSQTDIDYLREAEDYSEDFLNYLANFKFRGSIRSAVEGELVYAHEPLLQVEGPLADCQLVETAILNIVNYQTLIATKAARIRSVAGDDALMEFGTRRAQEFDAAIWGTRAAYIGGFDATSNVRAGKIFGIPISGTHAHALIQTYGNDYDGFMAYAKTHHDCVFLIDTYDTLRSGLPNAIRVAKEMGDKINFQGVRIDSGDMAYISKRVRQELDEAGYPNAKIYASNDLDEKTIQSLKMQGAKIDVWGIGTKLITAFDQPALGAVYKMVSIADEEGNMHGTIKLSNNAEKVTTPGKKQVWRITKKADGKTEGDYITLIDEDPRREESIFMFNPNYTYINKTINDFNARPILQPIFESGQLVYELPTLEAARDRCRGALANLWPEYKRDLNPQKYPVDLSEDCYNQKMEIIKGIHNYVQEMPE from the coding sequence ATGACGAATTTGTATCCTGACGACAGTCAGACCCTGCACACGGATGCGTATCAAATCAACATGATTCAGACGTATTACGAAGAAGGCATTGCAGATAAGCACGCCGTCTTTGAAGTTTTCTTCCGTAAGATGCCGTTTAGAAACGGATATGGCGTCTTTGCCGGTTTGGAACACATTGTTCATTATATCGAAAATCTTCATTTTTCCCAAACAGATATTGATTACTTACGAGAAGCTGAAGATTATTCAGAAGACTTTTTAAATTACTTAGCCAATTTTAAATTCAGAGGATCAATTCGTTCAGCAGTTGAAGGTGAATTAGTCTACGCTCACGAACCCTTACTTCAAGTTGAGGGTCCCTTGGCAGATTGTCAATTGGTGGAAACAGCTATTTTAAACATCGTGAACTATCAAACGTTGATTGCCACGAAGGCCGCTCGGATTCGTTCCGTGGCCGGGGATGACGCTCTGATGGAATTTGGAACGCGCCGGGCACAAGAGTTTGACGCTGCTATCTGGGGGACCCGAGCCGCTTACATTGGTGGATTCGATGCGACTTCTAACGTGCGTGCTGGCAAAATTTTTGGGATCCCCATTAGTGGAACGCACGCTCACGCTTTGATTCAGACTTATGGGAACGACTACGACGGGTTCATGGCTTACGCTAAGACCCACCATGATTGCGTTTTTCTGATCGATACGTATGACACGTTGCGGAGTGGTTTACCTAACGCCATTCGTGTGGCCAAGGAAATGGGCGATAAGATTAACTTCCAAGGCGTGCGGATTGATTCTGGGGACATGGCCTACATTTCCAAACGCGTGCGGCAGGAGCTGGATGAAGCTGGTTATCCGAATGCTAAAATTTATGCGTCTAATGATTTGGATGAAAAGACGATTCAAAGTTTGAAGATGCAAGGGGCTAAAATTGATGTCTGGGGCATTGGCACGAAGCTGATTACGGCGTTCGACCAACCTGCTTTGGGAGCCGTTTACAAAATGGTGTCCATTGCCGATGAAGAAGGGAACATGCATGGGACAATCAAGCTGTCCAATAACGCTGAAAAGGTGACGACGCCTGGTAAGAAGCAGGTTTGGCGGATCACCAAGAAAGCTGATGGTAAGACGGAAGGGGACTACATTACCCTGATTGATGAGGACCCTCGGCGTGAAGAGTCTATTTTCATGTTTAATCCCAATTACACTTATATCAATAAAACCATCAATGACTTCAACGCTCGGCCAATTTTACAGCCGATTTTTGAAAGCGGTCAATTGGTCTACGAACTGCCAACTTTGGAAGCGGCGCGGGACCGTTGTCGTGGTGCTTTAGCAAACCTGTGGCCAGAATACAAGCGGGATCTGAATCCTCAGAAGTACCCGGTTGATTTGTCCGAGGATTGCTACAATCAGAAAATGGAAATTATCAAAGGAATTCATAATTACGTTCAAGAGATGCCCGAATAG
- a CDS encoding WecB/TagA/CpsF family glycosyltransferase, translating into MQATFPTVTVLDIPFVKTTADELLKVLKQRITEQQNTFVVTANPEIVMYAHNHPEYRDLIHTADFVTPDGVGILDGAKILKQPLPERITGFDTLEALLNWASDNHRSAYFVGAKPIVIAQLKRVLNVQFPGLIIAGMHDGYFEDDSEIVADIADKQPDMVFAALGFPKQERFINAHRHTTKGLWMGVGGSFDVLAGVVVRAPEFWQKHHLEWLYRTVKEPKRLKRIAVIPHYLHLVRRQAKQLR; encoded by the coding sequence ATGCAAGCTACATTTCCGACCGTCACGGTCCTTGATATTCCGTTCGTTAAGACGACCGCAGACGAGTTGCTCAAAGTTCTTAAACAACGCATCACTGAACAACAAAACACCTTTGTGGTGACAGCTAATCCAGAAATCGTGATGTACGCCCACAACCATCCAGAATATCGTGATCTAATACATACCGCCGACTTCGTCACACCAGATGGCGTCGGTATTCTAGACGGAGCTAAAATTCTGAAACAGCCCTTGCCAGAACGCATTACCGGCTTTGACACGCTGGAGGCATTACTGAACTGGGCCAGTGATAACCACCGTTCCGCCTATTTCGTGGGCGCTAAGCCAATCGTCATTGCCCAGTTAAAGCGGGTGTTAAACGTCCAATTCCCCGGCCTCATTATCGCGGGTATGCACGACGGCTATTTTGAAGACGACAGCGAAATCGTCGCTGATATTGCTGACAAACAGCCTGACATGGTTTTCGCTGCGCTAGGCTTTCCAAAACAGGAACGGTTCATTAACGCCCACCGGCACACCACTAAGGGCCTATGGATGGGGGTTGGTGGCAGTTTCGACGTACTAGCTGGCGTCGTAGTCCGTGCACCAGAATTCTGGCAAAAGCACCACCTAGAATGGCTGTACCGCACGGTCAAGGAACCTAAGCGGCTCAAGCGGATTGCGGTCATCCCCCACTACTTGCACCTAGTTCGGCGTCAAGCTAAACAATTGAGATAG
- a CDS encoding GntR family transcriptional regulator: MSSPIYIQIHNDIKRAIEAGKWAVGDRIPSERELSRDFDVSRMTLRQAIQTLVDEGILERQVGSGTYVANQKVQEKMSGVTSFTDLMLTQGKQPTSKTISYHVMNPSLSEAEKLKLKEDDQVLRMERIRYGDDVPICFEVATVPEKLVDGLNKKEVTSSLYRALEDKKSLNPGKAQQTVSAMSASERIAEYLKIKRGDAILRLRQVTYLQDGTPFEYVRTQYVGERFEFYLEK; the protein is encoded by the coding sequence GTGAGTTCACCGATTTATATTCAAATTCATAATGATATCAAACGAGCAATCGAAGCGGGAAAGTGGGCGGTTGGCGACCGGATTCCATCGGAACGAGAGTTGTCTCGAGATTTTGATGTGAGTCGGATGACTCTGCGCCAAGCGATTCAAACTCTGGTCGATGAAGGGATTTTAGAGCGCCAAGTAGGTTCAGGAACCTATGTGGCCAATCAAAAAGTGCAAGAAAAGATGTCTGGGGTCACGAGTTTTACGGACCTCATGCTGACACAAGGTAAACAACCAACGAGTAAGACCATTTCTTACCACGTCATGAACCCTTCCCTGAGTGAGGCTGAAAAACTGAAGCTTAAGGAAGATGATCAAGTCTTACGGATGGAGCGGATTCGTTACGGCGATGATGTTCCCATCTGTTTTGAAGTAGCCACCGTTCCGGAAAAATTAGTCGATGGCTTAAATAAAAAGGAAGTTACGAGCTCACTGTACCGGGCACTGGAAGACAAGAAGAGTTTGAATCCAGGCAAGGCGCAACAGACAGTTTCCGCTATGTCTGCTTCCGAACGGATTGCGGAATACCTCAAGATTAAACGTGGGGATGCTATCTTACGGTTGCGGCAAGTAACCTACTTACAAGATGGAACACCGTTCGAATACGTTCGCACGCAGTACGTGGGTGAACGCTTCGAGTTCTACTTGGAAAAATAG
- the nagA gene encoding N-acetylglucosamine-6-phosphate deacetylase, producing the protein MSIVLKHAKIYTGDEVINDGYIRFDQRIEAVGPVADFRPLPADEIQVVTGRTIVPGFIDVHSHGGYGYDSMDGEPDQIDKMVNLMAQEGITSIFPTTMTQSNEAIDHAMRGIAIAAERNPIIQGVHLEGPFIAAIFKGAQPEKYIKDPDVNLLDHWNQLSGGRVKLITYAPEDAGAQDFEAYCLANNIVPSVGHSNATREQLLTSRATHVTHLYNAQRGLRHREPGVTGHAMLEDNLYCELICDGFHIVPDMIKLAYEQKGQHRLELVTDSMRAKGMPEGVSELGGQKVIVKDRQARLESGNLAGSVLRFDEAFRNVIAFTGCDVDAAVQMSSVNQAEEFGLTQKGKLLVGRDADLNLLTSDLQVETTYSLGRHIQAATD; encoded by the coding sequence ATGAGCATTGTTTTAAAGCACGCGAAGATTTATACCGGTGACGAGGTTATCAATGATGGCTATATTCGGTTCGATCAACGAATTGAAGCAGTGGGCCCCGTGGCAGATTTTCGGCCACTTCCCGCTGATGAGATTCAGGTTGTGACGGGCCGGACCATTGTCCCCGGATTCATCGATGTGCATAGCCATGGTGGCTATGGATATGATAGTATGGATGGGGAACCAGACCAGATCGATAAGATGGTTAACCTGATGGCACAAGAAGGAATTACGTCGATCTTTCCAACTACCATGACGCAGTCTAACGAGGCCATTGACCATGCTATGCGCGGAATCGCGATTGCTGCTGAACGGAACCCTATTATCCAAGGGGTTCATTTGGAAGGGCCATTTATCGCGGCGATTTTTAAGGGCGCCCAGCCAGAAAAGTATATTAAGGATCCAGATGTCAACCTGCTAGACCACTGGAACCAATTATCCGGTGGTCGGGTCAAGCTGATAACCTACGCGCCAGAAGATGCTGGGGCCCAGGATTTTGAAGCCTACTGTTTGGCAAATAACATTGTACCTTCCGTCGGCCATTCCAACGCTACCCGGGAACAACTCCTGACCAGTCGGGCCACTCATGTAACGCATTTGTATAATGCTCAACGTGGGTTGCGACACCGGGAGCCTGGGGTAACGGGTCACGCAATGTTGGAAGACAATCTGTACTGCGAATTGATTTGTGATGGGTTCCATATCGTGCCTGATATGATTAAGCTTGCGTACGAACAAAAGGGCCAACACCGTTTGGAGTTGGTGACTGATTCGATGCGTGCTAAGGGCATGCCTGAAGGTGTCAGTGAACTGGGTGGCCAGAAGGTTATTGTGAAGGATCGGCAAGCACGATTAGAGAGTGGTAACTTAGCCGGTTCCGTCTTACGTTTCGATGAAGCATTCAGAAATGTGATTGCCTTTACCGGATGTGACGTGGATGCAGCCGTACAGATGAGCTCGGTTAATCAGGCGGAAGAATTTGGCCTGACGCAAAAGGGTAAGCTCTTAGTGGGCCGCGATGCCGATTTAAACTTGTTAACTTCAGACCTGCAAGTAGAAACGACCTATAGCTTAGGTCGTCATATTCAGGCCGCAACAGACTAA